The Candidatus Methylomirabilota bacterium genomic sequence GATCCTGGCTTCGGCGGACCAGGTGGCCATCGACGCCATCGCCGCCCGGATCATGGGCTTCGATCCGCTGGCCATCCCGTATCTCCGGATGTGCCACGAGCGCGGTCTCGGCGTCGCCGACCCGCGCCAGATCGAGATCGTGGGCGACGCCGCGGCGGCGGAGGTGAGCCTGGGGTTCCGGACGCGGCGCAGCCTCGTGATCTGGGGCGACCAGCTCATCCGCCGAGGGCCGCTGCGTCCTCTCAAGCGGCTGCTCCTGCACTCGCCGCTCGTCGTCTGGGCGCCGTTTGCGTCGAACGTCTATCACGACCTCCTCTGGTATCCGACGGTCGGGCGGCGGCGCATCCGGGCGTTCGCCGCCACGCCCTGGGGGCGTCTGTTCGAGTCGTACTGAGCGCGCGCGCCGCGCGGTAGAATGACGCTGTTGTGACGACGAGGCCCGCCTCCTCCATCCGTGTCCGTTTCGCGCCCAGCCCCACCGGGCATCTGCACGTGGGCGGCGCCCGCACGGCGCTCTTCAACTGGCTCTATGCCCGCCACCACGGCGGCGTCTTCATCCTGCGCATCGAGGACACCGACCGCTCCCGGTCGACCGAGGACAACATCGCGGCCATCCTCGAGGCCTTCCAGTGGCTGGGGCTTCCCTGGGACGAGGGCCCGCCGACGCCCGGCTACCGGCAGACCGAGCGGATGGATCTCTACCGCGAGCACGCCCAGCGGCTGGTCGCCGCGGGACGCGCCTACTACTGCGACTGCCCCCCCGAGACGCTCGAGCGGGAGCGGCGGGCGGCCCAGCAGCGCGGGGAGACCTTCCGCTACTCCGGGCGCTGCCGGGACCGCGGCCTCCGGGCCGGCGCGCTGCGGCTCCGCATGCCCGACGAGGGCGCCACCGTCGTGAACGACCTGATCCACGGGCCCGTCACCTTCGAGCACCGGCAGCTCGACGACTGGATCCTCGTCCGCACGGACGGCACGCCCACGTACAACTTCGGCAACGTCGTCGACGACGTCACGATGCGCATCACCCACGTCATCCGGGGCAACGACCACCTGTCGAACACCCCCAAGCAGCTCCTCTGCTACGAGGCGCTCGGCTACCCGGCGGCCGAGTTCGCCCACGTCTCCATGATCCTGGGTCCGGATCGCAGCCGGCTCAGCAAGCGCCACGGTGCCACCTCGGTGCAGGCCTACCGGGACGCCGGCATCCCGGCCGACGCCATGGTCAACTACCTGGCCCGGCTGGGCTGGTCGCACGGCGATCAGGAGCTCTTCTCGCGCGCCGAGCTGATCGAGCTGTTCGACATCAAGGACGTCACGGCCTCCGCCGCCATCTTCGACCGTACCAAGCTGGAGTGGCTCTCGCAGGAGCACATGAAGCGGATGGACGGCGCCCGGCTGGCCGAGCTGGCGCAGCCGTTCCTGGCGAAGGCCGGGCTCGAGGTCCGGCGCGAGCCCGCCTGGCTGGCGCGGGTGGTCGACACGCTGAAGGAGCGGGCGAAGACGCTGGTGGAGCTGGTCGAGGTCGGACGGTTCTACTTCGAGCGGCCCCGGGAGTACGAGGAGAAGGCGGCGCAGAAGTTCTTCACCCCGGAGGGCGCCCGGCGGCTGGACGTGCTCATCGAGCGCCTGGGATCGCTGGCCGACTTCACGCCGGAGTCGCTGGAGCGCGCCTACCGCGAGCTGACGGAGGCGCTCGGGCTCAAGCTGGTGGACCTGGCGCAGCTCTCGCGGCTCGCGGTCACCGGCCGGACGGCCTCGCCGCCGATCTTCGAGGTGCTGGCGCTCCTCGGGCGCGAGGAGACGCTGGCCCGCCTGCGGGCGGCGCGCGCGGTCATCGGAAGTTCGCGATGAGGCTGCTGCTGGCGCGCCACGGCCAGTCCGTGTGGAACGAGGTGCGCCGCTTCCAGGGCGCCATGGACGTCGCGCTCTCCGATGGGGGCCGCGCGCAGGCGCGCGCTCTCGGCAGCGCGCTGCGTGGCTTCCGGCCGGCGGTGGCCTACGTGAGCCCGATGGAGCGGGCCCGGGAGACGGCCGAGATCGCGCTGGCCGGCATGGACGTCCCCATCGTGTCCCTCCCGGAATTGCGGGAGCTGTCGCTGGGGGACTGGGAGGGGTGCACGCACGAGGAGATCCGCCAGCGCGACGGCGATCCCTACCGCGCCTGGGTGCGCGCGCCGCTGGACTGCCCGCCGCCCGGCGCCGAGCCGCTCCCGGACGTCCACCGCCGCGTGCTGCTGGCCATCGACCGCATCGCCGCCACCCACCGTGACGGCGAGGACGTGCTCGTCGTGGCCCACGGCGGCGTGATCAGCGTCTATGCCTGCCACCTGCTGGGCTGCTCGTTCAACGCGCTCTGGCGTCTGCGGGTGGACAACGCCTCGCTCACGGTCGTGGAGCCGCCCCGGATCGTCACGCTGAACGACACGCGTCATCTTTCCTCGGAGGGGGGCTTATCGTCGGAGGGGGCCTCGACGGCCCCCTCCGAAGCCTCCCCCAGGGAGGATTGCGCCGGCGGAGCCGGCGCTCGAAGCGTGGGACCAGACCCGCTATGACGGTGTTGCTGGCGCTGTTCGGAGGGATGGCCCTGCTGCTGTACGGCATCCGCCTGAGCGGCGACGGCCTGCAGCGCGCCGCCGGCGGTCGCCTGCGTCACCTCCTCACGGGGCTGGCCAAGAACCGCCCGCTGGCGGTCGTCTCGGGCGCCACCGTGACCGCCATCATCCAGTCGTCCGCGGCCACCACCCTCATGCTGATCGGCTTCGTGTCGGCGGGGCTCATGACCTTCCGCCAAACGCTGGGAGTGATCCTCGGCGCCGATATCGGCACGACCTTCACCGTCCAGCTCATCGCGTTCAAGATCACCGACTACTCGCTGCTCCTGGTGGGACTGGGCTTTGCGACCACCGCCATGGCCAAGCGGCGCGCCCTAAAGGACGTGGGACAGGCGCTCCTGGGCTTCGGCCTCATGTTCCTCGGCCTCAAGCTCATCCTTGACGGCGTCGAGCCCCTCAAGACGAACCCGCTGGCCACGCAGCTCCTGGCCGCCACAGCCGACAGCCCGGGTGTCGCGATGGTGGCGGCGGCGGCCTTCAGCGCGCTCGTGACCTCCTCCGCGGCCACGATCGGCCTGACCCTCGCGCTCGCGCAGCAGGGGCTGCTCAGCCTGGGCGGCGCGGTGGCCATCGTCCTGGGCGCGAATATCGGCACCTGCGCGACTGCGCTCATGGCTTCGGTGGGAACGACCGCCGAGGCCAAGCGGGTCGCCGTCGCCCACATCGCCTTCAAGATCCTGGGCGTGGCCCTGGTCTTTCCCTTCATCGGCCCGTTCACGGGACTGGTGGCCAGCACGGCGGCCGACCCCGCCCGGCAGGTCGCCAACGCCCACACCTTCTTCAACGTGGGCATCAGCCTCGCGTTCCTGCCGTTCGTGCCGCTGGCCGCCCGCGCGATCGAAGGCCTCGTCCCCGACGATCAGCCTGGCGACAACCCGTTCAAGACGCGTTACGTCGACGAGCGCGCCCTCGACCAGCCGTCCCTGGCGCTGGGACAGGCGACGCGGGAGGCGCTCAGGATCGCCGATGTCGCGCAGGGCATGCTGCGCGACGTCGTCCCCGTGTTCCGCAACGACGACCAGGAGCTGCTGGAAGACGTGGAGCGGCGCGACGACCAGGTGGACTTCCTCGAGCGCGAGATCAAGCTGTTCCTGGCCCGCCTGGGGCGGGAGGCGATGGGCGCGGATCTCTCGCACCGCGAGATCGGCCTGATCTCCTTCATCGGCAACCTCGAGAACATCGGCGATATCATCGACAAGAACCTGATGGAGCTGGCGCGCAAGAAGCTCTAC encodes the following:
- a CDS encoding DUF362 domain-containing protein, yielding TTGAIKNSFGGLLKEVRHYAHEFIHEVMVDLMFMQRELHPHVLAVMDGTVMGDGAGPRTLVPRVGNLILASADQVAIDAIAARIMGFDPLAIPYLRMCHERGLGVADPRQIEIVGDAAAAEVSLGFRTRRSLVIWGDQLIRRGPLRPLKRLLLHSPLVVWAPFASNVYHDLLWYPTVGRRRIRAFAATPWGRLFESY
- a CDS encoding Na/Pi cotransporter family protein — protein: MTVLLALFGGMALLLYGIRLSGDGLQRAAGGRLRHLLTGLAKNRPLAVVSGATVTAIIQSSAATTLMLIGFVSAGLMTFRQTLGVILGADIGTTFTVQLIAFKITDYSLLLVGLGFATTAMAKRRALKDVGQALLGFGLMFLGLKLILDGVEPLKTNPLATQLLAATADSPGVAMVAAAAFSALVTSSAATIGLTLALAQQGLLSLGGAVAIVLGANIGTCATALMASVGTTAEAKRVAVAHIAFKILGVALVFPFIGPFTGLVASTAADPARQVANAHTFFNVGISLAFLPFVPLAARAIEGLVPDDQPGDNPFKTRYVDERALDQPSLALGQATREALRIADVAQGMLRDVVPVFRNDDQELLEDVERRDDQVDFLEREIKLFLARLGREAMGADLSHREIGLISFIGNLENIGDIIDKNLMELARKKLYQGRRFSEPGWAEIVEFHGMVSKNLETAIAAFAANDRSLAQAVLDQRPVMRQRERELRESHLGRLRMGLAESLETSEIHLDILTNLKRISSHVSALVYPILEEG
- the gltX gene encoding glutamate--tRNA ligase, coding for MTTRPASSIRVRFAPSPTGHLHVGGARTALFNWLYARHHGGVFILRIEDTDRSRSTEDNIAAILEAFQWLGLPWDEGPPTPGYRQTERMDLYREHAQRLVAAGRAYYCDCPPETLERERRAAQQRGETFRYSGRCRDRGLRAGALRLRMPDEGATVVNDLIHGPVTFEHRQLDDWILVRTDGTPTYNFGNVVDDVTMRITHVIRGNDHLSNTPKQLLCYEALGYPAAEFAHVSMILGPDRSRLSKRHGATSVQAYRDAGIPADAMVNYLARLGWSHGDQELFSRAELIELFDIKDVTASAAIFDRTKLEWLSQEHMKRMDGARLAELAQPFLAKAGLEVRREPAWLARVVDTLKERAKTLVELVEVGRFYFERPREYEEKAAQKFFTPEGARRLDVLIERLGSLADFTPESLERAYRELTEALGLKLVDLAQLSRLAVTGRTASPPIFEVLALLGREETLARLRAARAVIGSSR
- a CDS encoding histidine phosphatase family protein, with protein sequence MRLLLARHGQSVWNEVRRFQGAMDVALSDGGRAQARALGSALRGFRPAVAYVSPMERARETAEIALAGMDVPIVSLPELRELSLGDWEGCTHEEIRQRDGDPYRAWVRAPLDCPPPGAEPLPDVHRRVLLAIDRIAATHRDGEDVLVVAHGGVISVYACHLLGCSFNALWRLRVDNASLTVVEPPRIVTLNDTRHLSSEGGLSSEGASTAPSEASPREDCAGGAGARSVGPDPL